A genomic segment from Macrobrachium rosenbergii isolate ZJJX-2024 chromosome 30, ASM4041242v1, whole genome shotgun sequence encodes:
- the LOC136854970 gene encoding uncharacterized protein, whose amino-acid sequence MDDRDETFGGRAPSEEDHPYLAEQEEPLDYSMRRSPREETPSEDGSSLSRNVTVPRYQPVPAAGMPIPSFPMDGMNQYLESNRRYLDGIDYSADAAPSPQGFPEEMVEPSEDSGRCGSSRESESSGTPPFPGGLSHHQYPNGIFYPVMNRPLESDSSRRRDFSGDSSSDSEDNAFYQDYHDLPPRNFGQRMHAHLRNRNRTLSGDNQGSEYPPPPPPPPLPPPPPPPLPPFPPLPPSETPPGQQASSSSPPLSLDSPPLLAEDAMAAVHRYMLQCVSRHGAVSSQYYSTLNLYEAIFSNRDQDSSQPSGPMSGPSSNQAVLNLPPTGQGPALTFQGISFPSTSQGAFGPATQGALSMPSTSQGPITFPNFHATGQGPITLPQTGQGAMGFPPAIQNLSFPSTSQGAMNFPSTSAGISMAPPHPGMQQQQVLSLMQAASFLSPDGSLEKSQGYIQFRQHYLQRRNLATRPRRGNRDRSGDALEPAQDGHGRRDLDETSGQENGGAEGQDRLGEPGTSRDDENNNGGMRLDKNGQPRDAAYWERRKRNNQAAKRSRDAKRNRELENEIQLEYLKWLLLPNLYRLMALGNNNRQP is encoded by the coding sequence ATGGACGATAGAGACGAGACCTTTGGAGGACGGGCGCCCTCTGAAGAGGACCACCCCTACTTGGCCGAGCAGGAGGAGCCCTTGGACTACTCGATGAGGAGGTCGCCAAGGGAAGAAACCCCGTCCGAGGACGGGAGTTCTCTGTCTCGGAACGTTACGGTCCCCAGGTATCAGCCGGTGCCGGCAGCTGGCATGCCAATCCCTTCTTTTCCCATGGACGGAATGAACCAGTACCTCGAGAGTAACAGGAGGTACTTGGATGGAATCGACTACTCTGCGGACGCAGCACCGTCACCCCAGGGCTTCCCTGAGGAGATGGTGGAGCCTTCGGAAGACAGCGGGCGGTGTGGTTCCTCACGTGAGAGTGAGAGCAGTGGAACGCCTCCCTTTCCGGGGGGATTAAGTCACCACCAGTATCCGAATGGGATTTTCTATCCGGTGATGAACAGGCCTTTGGAAAGCGACTCAAGCAGACGACGCGATTTCTCAGGGGATTCTTCCTCAGACAGCGAGGATAATGCATTCTATCAAGATTATCATGACCTGCCGCCGAGAAATTTTGGGCAGCGCATGCATGCTCATTTACGAAACAGGAACCGTACGCTCTCCGGGGACAACCAAGGCAGTGAgtaccctccccctcctcctcctcctcctcttcctcctcctcctcctcctcctcttcctccttttcctcctcttcctcctagcGAGACACCTCCTGGCCAACAGGCCAGTAGCAGCAGTCCACCTCTGTCACTTGACTCCCCTCCGCTGCTTGCGGAAGATGCGATGGCTGCGGTGCACAGATATATGCTCCAGTGTGTGTCTAGGCACGGCGCCGTTTCCTCCCAGTATTACTCGACTCTGAATCTTTATGAGGCAATATTTTCCAATAGAGATCAAGACTCTTCGCAGCCATCGGGACCCATGAGTGGACCTTCAAGTAACCAGGCAGTACTGAACTTGCCTCCAACCGGCCAAGGACCTGCATTGACTTTCCAAGGGATAAGTTTTCCCTCGACAAGTCAAGGAGCATTTGGACCTGCTACCCAGGGAGCCTTGAGTATGCCTTCAACGAGCCAGGGACCAATAACCTTCCCTAATTTCCATGCCACAGGCCAGGGTCCTATCACCTTACCCCAAACTGGCCAGGGGGCCATGGGATTCCCCCCAGCCATTCAAAATCTAAGCTTCCCATCAACAAGCCAAGGGGCGATGAACTTCCCATCGACCAGCGCTGGAATAAGCATGGCCCCACCACATCCAGGCATGCAGCAGCAGCAAGTGCTGTCCCTGATGCAGGCAGCCAGTTTCCTTTCCCCCGACGGAAGTCTTGAGAAATCTCAGGGCTACATTCAGTTCAGGCAGCATTATCTGCAGAGACGAAACCTGGCTACCAGGCCTCGTCGTGGGAACAGGGACCGCAGCGGTGATGCTCTTGAGCCCGCTCAAGATGGCCATGGAAGGAGAGACTTGGATGAGACCTCAGGGCAGGAAAATGGCGGCGCAGAGGGCCAAGACAGGCTTGGAGAGCCAGGGACATCTCGAGATGACGAGAACAACAATGGTGGGATGCGGCTGGATAAGAATGGACAACCCAGGGACGCTGCCTATTGGGAGAGGAGAAAACGTAACAATCAGGCTGCCAAGAGGTCGCGTGACGCCAAGAGGAATCGGGAGCTGGAGAATGAAATTCAGCTGGAGTACCTGAAATGGCTGCTTCTGCCCAACCTCTATCGCCTGATGGCGTTAGGAAACAACAATAGGCAGCCATAA